In a genomic window of Halanaerobiales bacterium:
- a CDS encoding DUF523 domain-containing protein, which produces MLIISACLVGVNCKYNGGNNKNKKIYEIFKEGKVVPVCPEVLGGMDIPRIPCEIKSFSNKRRVINKEGKDQTQKFKRGAEKTLKIAKSIGAKKAIMKSRSPSCGFGKIYDGNFSNTLIKGNGITAELLNKNGIEIITENDLKK; this is translated from the coding sequence ATGTTAATTATCAGTGCCTGTTTGGTAGGGGTAAATTGTAAATATAATGGTGGAAATAATAAAAATAAAAAAATCTATGAAATATTTAAAGAAGGTAAGGTGGTTCCTGTATGTCCAGAAGTTTTAGGAGGTATGGATATTCCTAGAATTCCCTGTGAAATTAAAAGTTTTTCTAATAAAAGAAGAGTAATAAATAAAGAGGGAAAAGATCAAACTCAAAAATTTAAAAGAGGAGCAGAAAAAACTCTGAAAATAGCAAAATCAATTGGAGCTAAAAAAGCTATTATGAAATCTAGAAGTCCCTCTTGTGGTTTTGGTAAAATATATGATGGAAATTTTTCAAATACATTAATTAAAGGTAATGGAATTACAGCTGAGTTATTAAATAAAAATGGAATAGAGATAATAACAGAAAATGATTTAAAAAAATAG